A DNA window from Nyctibius grandis isolate bNycGra1 chromosome 25, bNycGra1.pri, whole genome shotgun sequence contains the following coding sequences:
- the LOC137673523 gene encoding transmembrane protein 45B-like, translating to MPSGREAGSSRGWQGGGRCRRQGRSTAHLGAGTAAGSPGQSEDIVRMANFKGHALPGSFFLLFGLWWSVKYPLQYLSQKVNRKSHRIYFFQRVDAIEGGIKIIFALIGMLAEQFVPDGPHLYLYSGENHDWVKLMNWQHTTMYLFYGLSGVVDVFTYVSEVVPRGLDRLMLSVAVFVEGCLFYYHVLHRPMLDQHIHSLLLIAIFSGACSVMLEVFLRDNIVLEMFRAGVTIVQGTWFWQVGVVLFQPWGGPMWDEKDHSNIMFLTMCFFWHWAAAVAILAINYTLVYCCIQRCRRGRGEPYIGLGVRQQKSNTSSQATFLNGSDEE from the exons ATGCCCTCCGGACgggaggctgggagcagccggggctggcagggaggaggcaggtgCCGCAGGCAGGGGAGGAGCACGGCTCACCTGGGCGCAGGTACGGCAGCGGGATCGCCGGGGCAG TCGGAGGACATCGTCAGGATGGCGAACTTCAAGGGTCACGCGCTTCCAGGCAGCTTCTTCCTGCTCTTTGGGCTCTGGTGGTCTGTGAAATACCCGCTGCAGTATCTCAGCCAGAAAGTAAATAGGAAATCccacaggatttattttttccagcgCGTGGATGCCATCGAAGGGGGAATCAAAATCATCTTTGCTTTAATAG GGATGCTGGCAGAGCAGTTCGTCCCGGACGGTCCACACTTGTACCTCTACAGTGGGGAGAACCACGACTGGGTGAAGCTGATGAACTGGCAGCACACCACCATGTACCTCTTCTACGGCCTCTCCGGGGTGGTGGATGTCTTCACCTACGTCTCCGAAGTGGTGCCGCGGGGTCTGGACCGCCTCATGCTGTCCGTGGCTGTGTTCGTTGAAG GTTGTCTCTTTTATTACCACGTCCTTCACCGGCCCATGCTGGATCAGCATATCCACTCCCTGCTGCTCATCGCCATCTTTTCAGGAGCCTGCAGCGTCATGCTGGAGGTCTTCCTCCGCGACAACATTGTCCTGGAGATGTTCAGAGCCGGTGTCACCATCGTCCAGGGAACGTGGTTCTGGCAG GTCGGTGTCGTGCTGTTCCAACCATGGGGAGGTCCCATGTGGGATGAGAAGGACCACAGCAACATCATGTTCCTCACCATGTGCTTCTTCTGGCACTGGGCAGCCGCGGTGGCCATCCTGGCTATAAACTACACTCTCGTTTACTG CTGCATCCAGAGGTGCAGGAGAGGCCGCGGAGAGCCCTACATCGGGCTCGGCGTCCGGCAGCAGAAGAGCAACACGAGCTCCCAAGCCACCTTCTTAAATGGATCTGATGAAGAGTGA